In Harpia harpyja isolate bHarHar1 chromosome 18, bHarHar1 primary haplotype, whole genome shotgun sequence, a single genomic region encodes these proteins:
- the KIAA1210 gene encoding acrosomal protein KIAA1210 homolog isoform X4, with protein sequence MATGPTEVIQSPETGETVEECTGKKKSKFQTFKNFFAKKKRKEPPPPRGESNLKPSQSSSDVSISVLDTTALHSPKEAGPKGSMGNKALSHDSVFIFESAPGSVAGDTLSQENIPGRVKTLQLQLQQNIRLGSPPLVITGKKLEDAGAVSEDDGLPRSPPEISTLHEVLTDSPSKSSNPVQRHSSLSLGGTDSEDEQIPSGASSRPISPSSSATPGAPGSRGSSFLPVDFTIPASPLGCLDTSAARHRIAINPRKQKGFTNKNQHTPQVEQLENETRLPATPEKKGNSTELLESDQHKSDWEGLSAQVGYCAKGGSSKETPGVKSPTDAVCDSRDSTLVAEDSCALLQEDACLSDRDHHYKAAAPLLRPEPSPVNLEEHHSAKMSCCSDESADELKLHQQNTNTEVSALPKLQQIEGEAVVFPDILADDLFSNGVETEGINILADVAQRSSVNSVDPNIKGQEKGDPLFIGKVEACLGTTENHSNHAVSDTAPSTSQVVVADSESSSDIKTVAVLKAENSSVTRNDKETCAIMEFQSSKDNAEKKIDTAALVLEAGCMLPPSKLEACLKAETVSVSKGNQRSQQANTSYNSERLSIGCLASSSLAGLKSNISSDDDSKEYQISSTASHRKTVEDGQSSDVNVKSPLKTASAKPVRFTIAPAWQRSLSGGSNSKEDSYTRSSPTSPIRPELFEGMTKEHTHFDAVTQESAKTNSDRFDRDCKDSDLHLNSSMEWANHEAQNVENPFGVRLRRTSSLLKYQNESRAESPKLIPSAVPTASSASVKEDQKSVGTGKPPPGLPVSTKSFVKKTDLLQDKNSPKTRPEEVAKKQNGHKPSEKVSSPHLETASSEPAWVSVAKLKQKGFQDHPLAKEHKAEDKALTKVDQEERGICASENILKKNMPSSLSSQDKKMQMKTSVSAAAGKVGPIAQEASVTPAVEKEARHSSNLPMTPCSPAEPPWLSLAKKKAKAWSEMPQIVQ encoded by the exons ATGGCTACGGGGCCAACAGAGGTCATACAGTCACCTGAAACAGGAGAGACAGTTGAAGAGTGCACAG gaaagaaaaaatccaaatttcAGACTTTCAAGAACTTCTTTgcgaagaagaaaaggaaagagcctCCGCCTCCCAGGGGGGAGAGTAATTTAAAACCTAGTCAGTCCAGCAGCGATGTCAGCATCTCTGTGCTCGACACTACTGCACTTCATTCACCGAAGGAGGCTGG cCCCAAAGGAAGCATGGGAAACAAAGCCTTGTCCCATGACAGCGTCTTCATTTTTGAGTCTGCACCAGGAAGTGTGGCAGGTGACACGTTGTCTCAGGAAAACATACCTGGAAGAGTGAAAACTTTGCAG CTTCAGTTGCAGCAGAACATCAGACTTGGTTCGCCTCCTCTTGTTATAACTGGGAAGAAACTGGAAGATGCAGGTGCTGTTTCTGAAGATGATGGTTTACCTAGGAGCCCTCCTGAAATTTCAACCCTTCATGAAGTTCTGACAGATTCACCAAGCAAG TCTTCCAACCCTGTTCAGCGTCATAGCTCTTTGAGTTTAGGCGGGACAGACAGTGAAGATGAACAG ATACCTTCTGGAGCTTCCTCCAGGCCCATCAGTCCTTCATCCTCTGCCACTCCGGGGGCCCCCGGCTCACGAGGCAGCAGCTTCCTTCCCGTTGACTTCACCATCCCTGCCAGTCCCCTTGGCTGCCTGGACACCTCAGCAGCCAGGCACAGGATTGCCATAAACCCCCGGAAACAAAAAGGCTTTACGAACAAGAATCAGCACACACCCCAG GTGGAACAGCTGGAAAATGAAACACGTCTTCCTGCAACTccagaaaagaagggaaattcAACAGAATTACTTGAGAGTGACCAGCATAAAAGTGATTGGGAAG GATTATCAGCCCAGGTGGGATATTGTGCAAAGGGAGGCAGTTCTAAGGAGACGCCAGGTGTAAAAAGTCCCACTGATGCTGTCTGTGACTCTCGTGATTCCACGCTTGTGGCAGAAGACTCTTGTGCTTTGCTGCAAGAGGATGCATGCCTTTCAGACAGGGACCATCACTATAAAGCAGCTGCACCCCTTCTGAGACCTGAGCCTTCTCCAGTGAACCTGGAGGAACACCACAGTGCAAAAATGTCATGCTGTTCAGATGAATCTGCTGATGAATTGAAATTACATCAGCAAAATACCAATACTGAAGTATCTGCACTTCCAAAATTGCAACAAATTGAAGGAGAAGCTGTTGTGTTTCCAGACATACTAGCAGATGACTTGTTTAGCAATGGTGTGGAAACAGAGGGCATAAATATATTGGCAGATGTTGCACAAAGGTCCTCAGTAAATTCTGTGGACCCAAACATCAAAGGCCAGGAAAAGGGGGATCCACTGTTTATTGGCAAAGTAGAAGCCTGCTTGGGTACTACTGAGAATCATTCCAACCACGCTGTCTCAGATACTGCACCAAGCACTTCACAGGTTGTGGTAGCCGATTCAGAGTCGTCTTCTGACATCAAGACAGTGGCTGTTTTGAAGGCTGAAAACAGTTCAGTAACAAGAAATGACAAAGAAACTTGTGCAATAATGGAATTTCAGTCATCCAAagacaatgcagaaaaaaaaatagacactgCTGCATTGGTCTTGGAAGCAGGTTGCATGCTACCTCCCAGTAAATTGGAAGCATGTCTTAAAGCAGAAACTGTTTCTGTTTCGAAGGGTAACCAACGCAGTCAACAGGCCAACACATCATACAATTCTGAAAGACTTTCCATTGGATGTCTTGCCTCTTCAAGTTTGGCTGGCTTGAAGAGTAATATCTCTTCCGATGATGACAGTAAGGAGTACCAGATAAGCAGtacagcttctcacagaaaaacAGTGGAAGATGGCCAATCTTCAGATGTAAATGTAAAAAGTCCACTGAAGACTGCTTCTGCTAAACCAGTCAGATTTACCATTGCACCAGCATGGCAAAGATCTCTCTCAGGGGGTTCAAATTCAAAGGAAGATTCCTATACCAGAAGTTCCCCAACGTCCCCTATAAGACCAGAATTGTTTGAAGGAATGACAAAAGAACACACCCATTTTGATGCAGTCACCCAGGAATCAGCAAAAACCAACTCAGATAGATTTGATCGAGATTGTAAGGACAGTGATTTGCATTTGAATTCTTCTATGGAGTGGGCTAACCATGAAGCACAAAATGTTGAAAACCCATTTGGGGTCAGACTAAGGAGAACATCTTCTTTACTAAAATACCAGAATGAAAGCCGTGCTGAGTCTCCAAAGCTGATCCCCTCTGCTGTTCCCACGGCTTCTTCTGCTTCAGTCAAGGAGGATCAGAAATCGGTGGGCACCGGGAAGCCACCTCCAGGCCTTCCTGTCAGCACAAAatcatttgttaaaaaaacagaCCTCCTACAAGACAAAAATTCTCCCAAGACAAGACCAGAAGAAGTGGCCAAGAAGCAAAATGGTCATAAACCTTCAG AAAAAGTCTCCTCTCCGCATTTGGAAACTGCTTCCTCTGAACCAGCTTGGGTCTCCGTggcaaaactaaaacaaaaggGTTTCCAGGACCACCCTCTTGCCAAAGAACATAAAGCTGAAGACAAAGCTTTGACCAAAGTGGATCAAGAGGAG CGAGGGATCTGTGCTAGTGAGAACATACTGAAGAAGAATATGCCTTCCAGCTTGAGCTCTCAGGacaagaaaatgcaaatgaagacCAGTGTGTCTGCTGCTGCAG GTAAAGTTGGACCGATTGCTCAGGAAGCATCTGTGACTCCTGCTGTTGAAAAGGAAGCAAGACACTCCTCTAACCTGCCAATGACACCATGCAGCCCTGCTGAACCACCGTGGCTATCCCTGGCCAAGAAGAAAGCCAAAGCATGGAGTGAAATGCCCCAGATTGTACAATAG
- the KIAA1210 gene encoding acrosomal protein KIAA1210 homolog isoform X5, which produces MGNKALSHDSVFIFESAPGSVAGDTLSQENIPGRVKTLQLQLQQNIRLGSPPLVITGKKLEDAGAVSEDDGLPRSPPEISTLHEVLTDSPSKSSNPVQRHSSLSLGGTDSEDEQIPSGASSRPISPSSSATPGAPGSRGSSFLPVDFTIPASPLGCLDTSAARHRIAINPRKQKGFTNKNQHTPQVEQLENETRLPATPEKKGNSTELLESDQHKSDWEGLSAQVGYCAKGGSSKETPGVKSPTDAVCDSRDSTLVAEDSCALLQEDACLSDRDHHYKAAAPLLRPEPSPVNLEEHHSAKMSCCSDESADELKLHQQNTNTEVSALPKLQQIEGEAVVFPDILADDLFSNGVETEGINILADVAQRSSVNSVDPNIKGQEKGDPLFIGKVEACLGTTENHSNHAVSDTAPSTSQVVVADSESSSDIKTVAVLKAENSSVTRNDKETCAIMEFQSSKDNAEKKIDTAALVLEAGCMLPPSKLEACLKAETVSVSKGNQRSQQANTSYNSERLSIGCLASSSLAGLKSNISSDDDSKEYQISSTASHRKTVEDGQSSDVNVKSPLKTASAKPVRFTIAPAWQRSLSGGSNSKEDSYTRSSPTSPIRPELFEGMTKEHTHFDAVTQESAKTNSDRFDRDCKDSDLHLNSSMEWANHEAQNVENPFGVRLRRTSSLLKYQNESRAESPKLIPSAVPTASSASVKEDQKSVGTGKPPPGLPVSTKSFVKKTDLLQDKNSPKTRPEEVAKKQNGHKPSEKVSSPHLETASSEPAWVSVAKLKQKGFQDHPLAKEHKAEDKALTKVDQEERGICASENILKKNMPSSLSSQDKKMQMKTSVSAAAGKVGPIAQEASVTPAVEKEARHSSNLPMTPCSPAEPPWLSLAKKKAKAWSEMPQIVQ; this is translated from the exons ATGGGAAACAAAGCCTTGTCCCATGACAGCGTCTTCATTTTTGAGTCTGCACCAGGAAGTGTGGCAGGTGACACGTTGTCTCAGGAAAACATACCTGGAAGAGTGAAAACTTTGCAG CTTCAGTTGCAGCAGAACATCAGACTTGGTTCGCCTCCTCTTGTTATAACTGGGAAGAAACTGGAAGATGCAGGTGCTGTTTCTGAAGATGATGGTTTACCTAGGAGCCCTCCTGAAATTTCAACCCTTCATGAAGTTCTGACAGATTCACCAAGCAAG TCTTCCAACCCTGTTCAGCGTCATAGCTCTTTGAGTTTAGGCGGGACAGACAGTGAAGATGAACAG ATACCTTCTGGAGCTTCCTCCAGGCCCATCAGTCCTTCATCCTCTGCCACTCCGGGGGCCCCCGGCTCACGAGGCAGCAGCTTCCTTCCCGTTGACTTCACCATCCCTGCCAGTCCCCTTGGCTGCCTGGACACCTCAGCAGCCAGGCACAGGATTGCCATAAACCCCCGGAAACAAAAAGGCTTTACGAACAAGAATCAGCACACACCCCAG GTGGAACAGCTGGAAAATGAAACACGTCTTCCTGCAACTccagaaaagaagggaaattcAACAGAATTACTTGAGAGTGACCAGCATAAAAGTGATTGGGAAG GATTATCAGCCCAGGTGGGATATTGTGCAAAGGGAGGCAGTTCTAAGGAGACGCCAGGTGTAAAAAGTCCCACTGATGCTGTCTGTGACTCTCGTGATTCCACGCTTGTGGCAGAAGACTCTTGTGCTTTGCTGCAAGAGGATGCATGCCTTTCAGACAGGGACCATCACTATAAAGCAGCTGCACCCCTTCTGAGACCTGAGCCTTCTCCAGTGAACCTGGAGGAACACCACAGTGCAAAAATGTCATGCTGTTCAGATGAATCTGCTGATGAATTGAAATTACATCAGCAAAATACCAATACTGAAGTATCTGCACTTCCAAAATTGCAACAAATTGAAGGAGAAGCTGTTGTGTTTCCAGACATACTAGCAGATGACTTGTTTAGCAATGGTGTGGAAACAGAGGGCATAAATATATTGGCAGATGTTGCACAAAGGTCCTCAGTAAATTCTGTGGACCCAAACATCAAAGGCCAGGAAAAGGGGGATCCACTGTTTATTGGCAAAGTAGAAGCCTGCTTGGGTACTACTGAGAATCATTCCAACCACGCTGTCTCAGATACTGCACCAAGCACTTCACAGGTTGTGGTAGCCGATTCAGAGTCGTCTTCTGACATCAAGACAGTGGCTGTTTTGAAGGCTGAAAACAGTTCAGTAACAAGAAATGACAAAGAAACTTGTGCAATAATGGAATTTCAGTCATCCAAagacaatgcagaaaaaaaaatagacactgCTGCATTGGTCTTGGAAGCAGGTTGCATGCTACCTCCCAGTAAATTGGAAGCATGTCTTAAAGCAGAAACTGTTTCTGTTTCGAAGGGTAACCAACGCAGTCAACAGGCCAACACATCATACAATTCTGAAAGACTTTCCATTGGATGTCTTGCCTCTTCAAGTTTGGCTGGCTTGAAGAGTAATATCTCTTCCGATGATGACAGTAAGGAGTACCAGATAAGCAGtacagcttctcacagaaaaacAGTGGAAGATGGCCAATCTTCAGATGTAAATGTAAAAAGTCCACTGAAGACTGCTTCTGCTAAACCAGTCAGATTTACCATTGCACCAGCATGGCAAAGATCTCTCTCAGGGGGTTCAAATTCAAAGGAAGATTCCTATACCAGAAGTTCCCCAACGTCCCCTATAAGACCAGAATTGTTTGAAGGAATGACAAAAGAACACACCCATTTTGATGCAGTCACCCAGGAATCAGCAAAAACCAACTCAGATAGATTTGATCGAGATTGTAAGGACAGTGATTTGCATTTGAATTCTTCTATGGAGTGGGCTAACCATGAAGCACAAAATGTTGAAAACCCATTTGGGGTCAGACTAAGGAGAACATCTTCTTTACTAAAATACCAGAATGAAAGCCGTGCTGAGTCTCCAAAGCTGATCCCCTCTGCTGTTCCCACGGCTTCTTCTGCTTCAGTCAAGGAGGATCAGAAATCGGTGGGCACCGGGAAGCCACCTCCAGGCCTTCCTGTCAGCACAAAatcatttgttaaaaaaacagaCCTCCTACAAGACAAAAATTCTCCCAAGACAAGACCAGAAGAAGTGGCCAAGAAGCAAAATGGTCATAAACCTTCAG AAAAAGTCTCCTCTCCGCATTTGGAAACTGCTTCCTCTGAACCAGCTTGGGTCTCCGTggcaaaactaaaacaaaaggGTTTCCAGGACCACCCTCTTGCCAAAGAACATAAAGCTGAAGACAAAGCTTTGACCAAAGTGGATCAAGAGGAG CGAGGGATCTGTGCTAGTGAGAACATACTGAAGAAGAATATGCCTTCCAGCTTGAGCTCTCAGGacaagaaaatgcaaatgaagacCAGTGTGTCTGCTGCTGCAG GTAAAGTTGGACCGATTGCTCAGGAAGCATCTGTGACTCCTGCTGTTGAAAAGGAAGCAAGACACTCCTCTAACCTGCCAATGACACCATGCAGCCCTGCTGAACCACCGTGGCTATCCCTGGCCAAGAAGAAAGCCAAAGCATGGAGTGAAATGCCCCAGATTGTACAATAG